GTGACGCAACCCTTGTAAAAATGAACGAAGAAGACTTTGATAAAGTGATTCAAATCAACTTAAATGGAGTATATTATTGTACGCAATCTGTAGCACCATATCTGATTGCACAAGGGTCAGGTAAAATTATAAGTACATCTTCGGTAAGCGGTGTTTACGGGAATTTTGGTCAAACCAACTATGCAGCAACAAAGGCCGCAATTATAGGGATGACAAAAACTTGGGCGAAGGAGCTTGGGCGTAAAGGGATTAATGTTAATGCAGTAGCACCAGGTTTTACCGCTACGCCTATGGTTGAAAAGATGCCAGAAAAGGTATTGCAGCAAATGCAAGGAATTACAAGCCTACAACGTTTAGGGAAACCTGAAGATATTGCAAATGCCTATTTATTTTTAG
This portion of the Solibacillus daqui genome encodes:
- a CDS encoding glucose 1-dehydrogenase, with amino-acid sequence MRLENKVAIITGGAGGIGYAAVKRFLEEGAKVAIVDYDQALGEKVAAELGDNVAFFAVDVSVLAQVQEMVQQVVARFGKIDILVNNAGITRDATLVKMNEEDFDKVIQINLNGVYYCTQSVAPYLIAQGSGKIISTSSVSGVYGNFGQTNYAATKAAIIGMTKTWAKELGRKGINVNAVAPGFTATPMVEKMPEKVLQQMQGITSLQRLGKPEDIANAYLFLASEESNYITGHVLHVDGGIMM